Genomic DNA from Carnobacteriaceae bacterium zg-C25:
ATAGTCAAACGTTTCGCTTTCCGTACTATTGTTTTCAATAATAATCACTTCAAAATTGGTATATTCTTCTTGTGCAAACAACGATGCTACGCACGTTTCCAACACATCGATATTGTCTTTGTTTGGAATTAAAATTGACACTAACGGATTACCGACTGGCTCTAAAGTTGTTTTATATCCTGTAAATCCAATATTTTCAACATGTCCTTGAATACCTAAACGTTCCAAGTGACTTTGAATTGCTCGTGCACCAGCGTCATACGCATACAACTTACTTTCTGGATTACCTGCCGTTGAATTGGAATGAATGCGCCAGTGGTATAAAATTTGTCCAATATGTTCAATTTTATTTGCCACTTCACAGCATCTTAAAATAAAGTCAAAATCTTGAGCTCCGTCAAACTCACTTCTAAAGCCACCCACTTGATCAACAATGGTACGCTTCACAACAAAAAAGTGCGTAATATAATTTAATGAGCGCAATAATTCTAAACTAAATGCCGGTTTAAAATGCGGTCCGCTATGAACGGTGCTCGTTTCATCAATTTTATCTTCATCGGTATACACCACATCAACAGATGTGTCTTGTAACACTTTAACAATTTCAAATAAACTTTGAGGCGGTAATAAATCGTCGTGATCAAATAACGCAATAAAATCACCTGTGGCAATATTTAAACATGCGTTCGTATTTCCTGAAATACCTAGATTTTCATCTAAAACAGTGTAAACAATTCGCGCATCGTTTTGAGCGTACTCGTCAATAATTTTAACGACTTCACCATCGTCATTTGATCCATCGGCAATACACAATTCCCAATTGGCATACGTTTGATTCAAGACACACTCAATCATTTCACGCAAGTAATTTTCAGGGGTGCGATACGTTGGTACAACAACACTAATTTTAGGCATATAGTCAAATACCGTTTCGCGTTGTTCTTGTAATTGTTGTGGTGTCGGTTGCACGCTGTCATACCACGCTGCGTAGTTGTGCGTGTGCGTCCCATGCAATAGTGCCTGTTTGACTTTTGTCAATGTCGTTTGCAAACCATAAATATGGTAATAATCAATGGCTCGCTTAATGTTTGTTTTATTCACACTTTTGACGGCGCGTTTCACACGCGTCATCACATTTGTTTGATTGAACGATTTCATCATATCTATTGAAAGTGGTAACTCAAATTGTTCTTCACTTGTTTTAAAAACAAGCACTAAACTTTCATCGTTCGGCACATCGCAACGAACATCAAATCCACCCGCATTATCAAATGGCGTGACCATATTTTGTTGATGTAAATCGCCACGTTCAACAGCTGTGATATTAGCAGGTAATTCAACACCCGATTGCGTTTGAAGTACCATTTCAACGTCTTTATCAGTCGGTACAATGTACCAACCCGATAATTGTACTAACGCCGTATCTTCGCCTGATGCATAGTGTAATTGATCAATATGAAATTGTTTTTTGGCATGTTGGCGAATACGCATTGGTAAACTTACGGTTTGATCGTTTTCGCTTGTTAAAACAACTGAAAATGATTTACGTTTGTTTAATTGTTCGCCATCAAACGTCACGATAAATCCATAATCTTCATTGCCATACGTATCAACAATATGATTACGAACGATTGTACGCTCGAACGATTGTACAGGAATAGACACTCCGGATTGTTCAATCGAAACATTAACACTTTTTGCCGTTAGGGGATGAATTCCCCATCCACTTAAATAGACAAATGACCCATAATCTTCAAGAACATCTACTGCACCTAACACGCGTTGACGTTTTTTATACAAAAGCTTTTGTTTTTGTTCCGTAACACAACGTAGTAACTGGTGTTTATCTTCAAAACTTGCCCAAATATAAATGTTATCAAAAAAGTTTTCATCTACAGAAATCAGTAGTGTAAAGGTATCGCTTT
This window encodes:
- a CDS encoding glycosyltransferase family 2 protein, which produces MKLQKAIQKIEYVYDDALYLCVKGALALSIEYDDISIFATSDDEGKQLLDYTLAQKSDTFTLLISVDENFFDNIYIWASFEDKHQLLRCVTEQKQKLLYKKRQRVLGAVDVLEDYGSFVYLSGWGIHPLTAKSVNVSIEQSGVSIPVQSFERTIVRNHIVDTYGNEDYGFIVTFDGEQLNKRKSFSVVLTSENDQTVSLPMRIRQHAKKQFHIDQLHYASGEDTALVQLSGWYIVPTDKDVEMVLQTQSGVELPANITAVERGDLHQQNMVTPFDNAGGFDVRCDVPNDESLVLVFKTSEEQFELPLSIDMMKSFNQTNVMTRVKRAVKSVNKTNIKRAIDYYHIYGLQTTLTKVKQALLHGTHTHNYAAWYDSVQPTPQQLQEQRETVFDYMPKISVVVPTYRTPENYLREMIECVLNQTYANWELCIADGSNDDGEVVKIIDEYAQNDARIVYTVLDENLGISGNTNACLNIATGDFIALFDHDDLLPPQSLFEIVKVLQDTSVDVVYTDEDKIDETSTVHSGPHFKPAFSLELLRSLNYITHFFVVKRTIVDQVGGFRSEFDGAQDFDFILRCCEVANKIEHIGQILYHWRIHSNSTAGNPESKLYAYDAGARAIQSHLERLGIQGHVENIGFTGYKTTLEPVGNPLVSILIPNKDNIDVLETCVASLFAQEEYTNFEVIIIENNSTESETFDYYEKLKALHDNVQVVVWDGIFNYSAINNFGATFAKGEYLLLLNNDTEMLEPTALRDMVGVAVQDGVGAVGAKLLYPDHTIQHAGVILGIDKVPTHILVNVPDLDKSYRHNALTNYLAVTAACLLTPRKVFDEVGGLSEEFVVAFNDIDYCLKVYERGYRIVNNGFAKWLHYESKSRGYENTPEKIKRFLGEKERFKAKWDSHFPNGDPYYNHELPH